The following are from one region of the Streptomyces tuirus genome:
- a CDS encoding purine-nucleoside phosphorylase produces the protein MNASLLPDDIQGDPHAAADAAAARLRELTGAETHDVALVMGSGWAPAVDALGAPEAEFQVTELPGFPPPAVEGHGGKIRSYRIGNKRALVFLGRTHYYEGRGVAAVAHGVRTAVSAGCKTVVLTNGCGGLREGMRPGQPVLISDHINLTATSPIIGANFVDLTDLYSPRLRALCKEVDATLEEGVYAQFPGPHYETPAEIRMARVIGADLVGMSTVLEAIAAREAGAEVLGISLVTNLAAGMTGEPLNHEEVLQAGRDSATRMGSLLAQVLGRL, from the coding sequence GTGAACGCATCTCTTCTTCCGGACGACATCCAGGGCGACCCCCACGCCGCCGCCGACGCCGCCGCGGCCCGCCTGCGCGAACTGACCGGCGCCGAGACCCACGACGTCGCCCTCGTGATGGGCTCCGGCTGGGCCCCGGCCGTGGACGCGCTGGGCGCCCCCGAGGCCGAGTTCCAGGTCACCGAGCTCCCCGGGTTCCCGCCCCCGGCGGTGGAGGGCCACGGCGGCAAGATCCGCTCGTACCGGATCGGCAACAAGCGCGCCCTGGTCTTCCTGGGCCGTACGCACTACTACGAGGGCCGGGGGGTGGCCGCGGTAGCCCACGGCGTCCGCACCGCCGTCTCGGCCGGCTGCAAGACGGTCGTCCTCACCAACGGCTGCGGCGGCCTGCGCGAGGGCATGCGCCCCGGCCAGCCGGTCCTCATCAGCGACCACATCAACCTCACCGCCACCTCCCCCATCATCGGCGCGAACTTCGTCGACCTCACCGACCTGTACTCCCCGCGCCTGCGGGCCCTGTGCAAGGAGGTCGACGCCACGCTGGAGGAGGGCGTCTACGCCCAGTTCCCCGGCCCGCACTACGAGACCCCGGCCGAGATCCGTATGGCCCGGGTCATCGGTGCGGACCTGGTGGGCATGTCGACGGTCCTCGAGGCGATCGCCGCGCGCGAGGCGGGCGCCGAGGTCCTGGGCATCTCCCTCGTCACCAACCTCGCCGCGGGCATGACGGGCGAGCCCCTGAACCACGAGGAGGTCCTCCAGGCCGGCCGCGACTCCGCGACCCGCATGGGCTCCCTGCTCGCGCAGGTCCTGGGTCGTCTCTGA
- a CDS encoding DeoR/GlpR family DNA-binding transcription regulator — MFAAERRQLILEMVRANGAVSLRELARVVQTSEVTVRRDVRALEAEGLLDRRHGGAVLPGGFTRESGFPQKSHLATAEKTAIADLAANFVEEGEAIVVGAGTTTQELARRLARVPGLTVVTNSLLVAQALAHANRVEVVMTGGTLRGSNYALVGSGAEQSLHGLRVSRAFLSGSGLTAERGLSTSNMLSASVDRALVQAAAEVVVLADHTKLGTDTMFQTVPTDLITRLVTDEPPAHDDRAATELQALADQGVQIAVAGGQGSSAGAGAGGPGGDAVPARQQRRDVPLPGPRRQVPGAGGQLRSASASMLGEQGPGSERARVADLRRR, encoded by the coding sequence GTGTTCGCTGCAGAACGTCGCCAATTGATCCTCGAAATGGTGCGAGCGAACGGGGCCGTGTCGCTCCGTGAGCTCGCCCGCGTCGTCCAGACCTCCGAAGTGACCGTACGGCGGGACGTGCGCGCGCTGGAGGCAGAAGGACTCCTCGACCGCCGGCACGGCGGTGCGGTACTGCCGGGCGGTTTCACGCGGGAGTCCGGCTTTCCGCAGAAGTCTCATCTCGCGACCGCCGAGAAGACCGCCATCGCCGACCTCGCCGCGAACTTCGTGGAAGAGGGGGAGGCGATCGTGGTCGGGGCGGGTACGACGACCCAGGAGCTGGCCCGCCGGCTCGCCCGGGTGCCCGGCCTGACCGTCGTCACCAACTCGCTGCTGGTGGCGCAGGCCCTGGCCCACGCCAACCGGGTCGAGGTCGTGATGACCGGCGGTACGCTGCGCGGTTCCAACTACGCCCTGGTGGGCAGCGGGGCCGAGCAGTCCCTGCACGGGCTGCGGGTGTCCCGGGCGTTCCTGTCCGGGAGCGGGCTGACCGCCGAGCGCGGGCTGTCCACGTCCAACATGCTGTCGGCGTCCGTCGACCGGGCGTTGGTGCAGGCGGCCGCGGAGGTCGTGGTCCTCGCCGACCACACGAAACTCGGCACCGACACCATGTTCCAGACCGTGCCGACGGATCTCATCACGCGCCTCGTCACGGACGAGCCGCCGGCGCATGACGACCGTGCCGCCACGGAGCTCCAGGCGCTTGCCGACCAGGGTGTGCAGATCGCTGTCGCCGGGGGGCAGGGGAGTTCTGCCGGAGCGGGGGCGGGGGGCCCGGGGGGTGATGCCGTCCCGGCACGCCAGCAGCGCCGGGACGTGCCGTTGCCCGGGCCTCGGCGGCAGGTGCCGGGGGCTGGTGGGCAGTTGAGGTCCGCCTCCGCCTCGATGCTGGGAGAGCAGGGGCCCGGGTCCGAGCGGGCGCGGGTGGCTGATCTACGGCGGCGATGA
- a CDS encoding NAD(P)H-quinone dehydrogenase encodes MEYVTRIVIIGGGPGGYEAALVAAQLGAEVTVVDCDGLGGASVLTDCVPSKTLIATAEVMTTFDSSYEELGIIVADDTPPMEQTARVVGVDLGKVNRRVKRLALAQSHDITAAVTRAGARVMRGRGRLEGMQALDGSRKVVVRTADGSEETLTADAVLIATGGHPRELPDALPDGERILNWTQVYDLDELPEELIVVGSGVTGAEFAGAYQALGSRVTLVSSRDRVLPGEDPDAAAVLEDVFRRRGMNVMGRSRAQSAKRVGDRVEVTLADGRVITGSHCLMAVGAVPNSAGMGLEDAGVRLRESGHIWTDRVSRTTAPGVYAAGDVTGVFALASVAAMQGRIAMYHFLGDAVAPLNLKTVSSNVFTDPEIATVGYTQADVDGGKIDARVVKLPLLRNPRAKMQGIRDGFVKIFSRPGTGIVVGGVVVSPRASELIHPISIAVDNNLTVEQIANAFTVYPSLSGSIAEVARQLHTRKENGDG; translated from the coding sequence ATGGAGTACGTGACTCGGATCGTGATCATCGGTGGCGGACCCGGCGGATACGAAGCGGCCCTGGTGGCCGCTCAACTCGGCGCGGAGGTGACCGTCGTCGACTGCGACGGTCTGGGCGGGGCGTCGGTGCTCACCGACTGCGTGCCGTCGAAGACCCTGATCGCTACGGCCGAGGTGATGACCACCTTCGACTCCTCCTACGAGGAGCTGGGGATCATCGTCGCCGACGACACCCCTCCCATGGAGCAGACCGCCCGGGTCGTGGGTGTCGACCTGGGCAAGGTCAACCGGCGTGTGAAGCGGCTCGCGCTCGCCCAGTCGCACGACATCACCGCCGCCGTGACGCGTGCCGGGGCGCGTGTCATGCGCGGGCGCGGGCGGCTTGAGGGCATGCAGGCGCTCGACGGGTCGCGCAAGGTCGTGGTGCGCACCGCCGACGGGAGCGAGGAGACGCTCACGGCTGACGCCGTGCTCATCGCCACCGGCGGGCACCCCCGTGAGCTGCCCGACGCCCTGCCCGACGGTGAGCGGATCCTGAACTGGACGCAGGTGTACGACCTCGACGAGCTGCCCGAGGAGCTCATCGTGGTCGGATCCGGTGTGACCGGTGCCGAGTTCGCCGGTGCCTACCAGGCGCTCGGGTCGCGGGTGACGCTCGTGTCGTCGCGCGACCGGGTGCTGCCGGGTGAGGACCCGGACGCGGCCGCCGTGCTGGAGGACGTCTTCCGGCGGCGCGGCATGAACGTCATGGGGCGTTCCCGGGCCCAGTCCGCCAAGCGGGTCGGGGACCGGGTCGAGGTCACCCTCGCCGACGGGCGGGTCATCACCGGCTCGCACTGCCTCATGGCCGTCGGTGCCGTGCCCAACAGCGCGGGCATGGGCCTGGAGGACGCCGGCGTCCGGCTGCGCGAGTCCGGCCACATCTGGACCGACAGGGTCTCGCGCACGACCGCTCCGGGCGTGTACGCCGCCGGTGACGTGACCGGCGTGTTCGCCCTGGCCTCCGTGGCCGCCATGCAGGGCCGCATCGCCATGTACCACTTCCTGGGCGACGCCGTGGCCCCGCTGAACCTCAAGACGGTCTCGTCGAACGTCTTCACCGACCCGGAGATCGCCACCGTCGGCTACACCCAGGCCGACGTCGACGGCGGGAAGATCGACGCCCGGGTCGTGAAGCTGCCTCTGCTGCGCAACCCGCGCGCGAAGATGCAGGGCATCCGCGACGGCTTCGTCAAGATCTTCAGCCGGCCGGGCACGGGCATCGTGGTGGGCGGTGTCGTCGTCTCACCGCGCGCCTCGGAACTGATCCACCCCATCTCGATCGCGGTCGACAACAATCTGACAGTCGAACAGATCGCGAACGCGTTCACCGTCTACCCCTCGCTTTCGGGCTCGATCGCCGAGGTGGCACGCCAGTTGCACACCCGCAAGGAGAACGGCGACGGCTGA
- a CDS encoding acetyl/propionyl/methylcrotonyl-CoA carboxylase subunit alpha — MRKVLIANRGEIAVRVARACRDAGIASVAVYADPDRDALHVRAADEAFALGGDTPGTSYLDIEKVLGAARESGADAIHPGYGFLSENAEFAQAVLDAGLIWIGPPPQAIRDLGDKVAARHIAQRAGAPLVAGTPDPVSGADEVVAFAEEHGLPIAIKAAFGGGGRGLKVARTLEEVPELYDSAVREAVAAFGRGECFVERYLDKPRHVETQCLADQHGNVVVVSTRDCSLQRRHQKLVEEAPAPFLSDAQVAELYSASKAILKEAGYVGAGTVEFLVGLDGTISFLEVNTRLQVEHPVTEEVAGIDLVREMFRIADGEELGYGDPELRGHSFEFRINGEDPGRNFLPAPGTVTTFAPPSGPGVRLDAGVESGSVIGPAWDSLLAKLIVTGRTRKEALQRAARALEEFQVEGMATAIPFHRAVVKDPAFAPELTDSSDPFTVHTRWIETEFVNEIKPFAAPADGADADEEPGRETVVVEVGGKRLEVSLPSSLGMSLARTGLAAGAKPKRRAAKKSGPVASGDTLASPMQGTIVKVAVEEGQEVKEGDLIVVLEAMKMEQPLNAHRSGTIKGLSAEIGASVTSGAAICEIKD, encoded by the coding sequence GTGCGCAAGGTGCTCATCGCCAACCGTGGCGAAATCGCTGTCCGCGTGGCCCGGGCCTGCCGGGATGCCGGTATCGCGAGCGTGGCCGTCTACGCCGACCCGGATCGGGACGCTCTGCATGTCCGCGCCGCGGATGAGGCGTTCGCCCTGGGCGGTGACACGCCGGGCACCAGCTACCTCGACATCGAGAAGGTGCTGGGCGCCGCCCGCGAGTCGGGCGCGGACGCCATCCACCCGGGCTACGGCTTCCTCTCCGAGAACGCCGAGTTCGCGCAGGCGGTCCTGGACGCGGGCCTGATCTGGATCGGCCCGCCGCCGCAGGCGATCCGCGACCTCGGTGACAAGGTCGCCGCCCGGCACATCGCGCAGCGCGCGGGTGCCCCGCTGGTGGCCGGTACGCCCGACCCGGTGTCCGGTGCCGACGAGGTCGTGGCCTTCGCCGAGGAGCACGGCCTGCCGATCGCGATCAAGGCCGCCTTCGGTGGTGGCGGTCGCGGTCTGAAGGTCGCCCGCACCCTCGAAGAGGTGCCGGAGCTGTACGACTCGGCGGTCCGTGAGGCCGTCGCCGCGTTCGGCCGGGGCGAGTGCTTCGTCGAGCGCTACCTGGACAAGCCGCGGCACGTGGAGACCCAGTGCCTGGCCGACCAGCACGGCAACGTGGTCGTCGTCTCCACCCGTGACTGCTCGCTGCAGCGCCGCCACCAGAAGCTGGTGGAGGAGGCCCCGGCCCCCTTCCTGTCCGACGCGCAGGTGGCGGAGCTGTACTCCGCCTCCAAGGCGATCCTGAAGGAGGCCGGCTACGTCGGCGCCGGCACGGTCGAGTTCCTCGTGGGCCTCGACGGCACGATCTCCTTCCTGGAGGTCAACACCCGCCTCCAGGTGGAGCACCCGGTCACCGAGGAGGTCGCCGGCATCGACCTCGTGCGGGAGATGTTCCGCATCGCCGACGGCGAGGAGCTCGGCTACGGCGACCCGGAGCTGCGCGGCCACTCCTTCGAGTTCCGCATCAACGGCGAGGACCCGGGCCGCAACTTCCTGCCCGCGCCGGGCACCGTCACCACCTTCGCCCCGCCGTCCGGCCCGGGCGTCCGCCTGGACGCGGGCGTCGAGTCCGGCTCGGTCATCGGCCCGGCGTGGGACTCCCTGCTGGCGAAGCTGATCGTCACCGGCCGCACGCGCAAGGAGGCCCTGCAGCGGGCCGCCCGTGCGCTGGAGGAGTTCCAGGTCGAGGGCATGGCCACGGCGATCCCGTTCCACCGTGCGGTGGTGAAGGACCCGGCGTTCGCGCCCGAGCTGACAGACTCGTCGGACCCGTTCACAGTGCACACCCGCTGGATCGAGACGGAGTTCGTCAACGAGATCAAGCCGTTCGCCGCGCCGGCGGACGGCGCGGACGCGGACGAGGAGCCGGGCCGCGAGACGGTCGTCGTCGAGGTCGGCGGCAAGCGTCTCGAGGTCTCCCTGCCGTCGTCGCTGGGCATGTCGCTGGCTCGTACGGGCCTCGCGGCGGGCGCCAAGCCGAAGCGCCGCGCGGCGAAGAAGTCGGGGCCCGTCGCCTCCGGCGACACCCTCGCGTCCCCGATGCAGGGCACCATCGTCAAGGTGGCCGTCGAGGAGGGCCAGGAGGTCAAGGAGGGCGATCTGATCGTCGTCCTGGAGGCCATGAAGATGGAGCAGCCCCTCAACGCGCACCGGTCGGGCACGATCAAGGGGCTGAGCGCGGAGATCGGGGCGTCGGTGACGTCGGGCGCGGCGATCTGCGAGATCAAGGACTGA
- a CDS encoding gamma-glutamylcyclotransferase: protein MSLYAAYAGNLDARLMSRRAPHSPLRATGWLNGWRLTFGGEHMGWEGALPTIVEDPLSQVFVSLYDIAPMDEESLDRWEGVGLDIYRRTRVRVHTLDGEESAWAFALNAYEGGLPSARYLGEIADAAESAGAPHDYVMELRKRPC from the coding sequence ATGTCGCTCTACGCCGCGTACGCCGGCAACCTCGACGCGCGGCTGATGTCCCGCCGCGCCCCGCACTCGCCGCTGCGCGCCACCGGCTGGCTGAACGGATGGCGACTGACCTTCGGCGGCGAGCACATGGGCTGGGAGGGCGCTCTGCCGACCATCGTGGAGGACCCGCTCTCCCAGGTCTTCGTCTCCCTCTACGACATCGCCCCGATGGACGAGGAGTCCCTCGACCGCTGGGAGGGCGTGGGCCTCGACATCTACCGTCGTACCCGCGTACGGGTCCACACCCTGGACGGTGAGGAATCCGCCTGGGCCTTCGCCCTGAACGCCTACGAGGGCGGCCTGCCCTCCGCCCGCTACCTGGGCGAGATCGCCGACGCGGCCGAGTCGGCCGGCGCTCCGCACGACTACGTGATGGAGCTCCGCAAGCGCCCCTGCTGA
- a CDS encoding phospho-sugar mutase: protein MHDELIAQAQAWLTEDPDPDTRTELARLIEAGDHTELAARFSGTLQFGTAGLRGELGAGPMRMNRSVVIRAAAGVAAYLKKQGHDDGLVVIGYDARHKSHDFAQDTAAVMTGAGLRAAVLPRPLPTPVLAFAIRHLGAVAGVEVTASHNPPRDNGYKVYLGDGSQIVPPADADIAAEIAAVPSLTTVPRPTEGWDTLDDSVLDAYLARTDAVLSEGSPRTARTVYTAMHGVGKDVLLAAFARAGFPAPVLVAEQADPDPEFPTVAFPNPEEPGAMDLAFATARALSGEAAPDLIIANDPDADRCAVAVQDAPEGTDGTDWRMLRGDEVGALLAAHLVRRGATGTFAESIVSSSLLGRIAEKAGLPHVETLTGFKWIARVEGLRYGYEEALGYCVDPEGVRDKDGITAALLITELASQLKEEGRTLLDLLDDLAVEHGLHATDQLSVRVEELSLIAAAMRRLREQPPTELAGLPITRTDDLTKGTADLPPTDGLRYTLDGARVIVRPSGTEPKLKCYLEVVIPVGEHKDLPAARAKATALLESIKRDLSSAAGI, encoded by the coding sequence GTGCACGACGAACTCATCGCACAGGCCCAGGCGTGGCTCACCGAGGACCCCGACCCGGACACCCGCACCGAACTCGCCCGTCTCATCGAGGCCGGGGACCACACCGAACTGGCCGCCCGCTTCAGCGGCACCCTCCAGTTCGGCACCGCCGGCCTCCGCGGCGAACTCGGCGCCGGCCCCATGCGCATGAACCGCTCGGTCGTCATCCGCGCGGCGGCCGGCGTCGCCGCGTACCTGAAGAAACAGGGCCACGACGACGGCCTCGTCGTCATCGGCTACGACGCCCGCCACAAGTCCCACGACTTCGCCCAGGACACCGCCGCCGTCATGACCGGCGCCGGCCTGCGCGCGGCCGTCCTCCCCCGCCCCCTACCGACCCCCGTGCTCGCCTTCGCGATAAGGCACCTCGGCGCGGTCGCCGGCGTGGAGGTCACGGCCAGCCACAACCCGCCCCGCGACAACGGCTACAAGGTCTACCTCGGCGACGGCTCCCAGATCGTCCCCCCGGCGGACGCCGACATCGCGGCGGAGATCGCCGCCGTCCCGTCCCTCACCACCGTCCCGCGCCCCACCGAGGGCTGGGACACCCTCGACGACAGCGTCCTGGACGCCTACCTGGCCCGCACGGACGCCGTCCTCTCCGAGGGCTCCCCCCGCACGGCCCGCACGGTCTACACGGCGATGCACGGCGTCGGCAAGGACGTACTCCTCGCCGCCTTCGCCCGCGCCGGCTTCCCGGCACCCGTCCTCGTCGCGGAGCAGGCCGACCCCGACCCGGAGTTCCCGACCGTCGCGTTCCCCAACCCGGAGGAGCCCGGCGCGATGGACCTGGCCTTCGCTACGGCACGCGCGCTCTCCGGCGAAGCCGCCCCGGACCTGATCATCGCCAACGACCCGGACGCGGACCGCTGCGCGGTCGCCGTACAGGACGCACCCGAGGGCACCGACGGCACCGACTGGCGCATGCTGCGCGGCGACGAGGTCGGCGCCCTGCTCGCCGCCCACCTGGTCCGCCGCGGAGCGACCGGCACCTTCGCGGAGTCGATCGTCTCGTCGTCCCTCCTCGGCCGCATCGCCGAGAAGGCGGGCCTCCCGCACGTCGAGACCCTCACCGGCTTCAAGTGGATCGCCCGCGTCGAGGGCCTGCGCTACGGCTACGAGGAGGCCCTCGGCTACTGCGTGGACCCCGAGGGCGTGCGCGACAAGGACGGCATCACGGCCGCGCTGCTTATCACGGAACTGGCCTCCCAGCTCAAGGAGGAGGGCCGCACCCTCCTCGACCTGCTGGACGACCTGGCGGTCGAGCACGGCCTGCACGCGACGGACCAGCTGTCGGTCCGGGTCGAGGAGCTCTCCCTCATCGCCGCCGCGATGCGGCGCCTGCGTGAACAGCCCCCGACGGAGCTGGCCGGCCTGCCGATCACCCGCACGGACGATCTCACCAAGGGCACGGCCGACCTCCCGCCCACGGACGGTCTGCGCTACACCCTCGACGGCGCCCGGGTGATCGTCCGCCCGAGCGGCACGGAGCCGAAGCTGAAGTGCTACCTGGAGGTCGTGATCCCGGTCGGGGAGCACAAGGATCTCCCGGCGGCCCGCGCGAAGGCGACGGCGCTGCTGGAGTCGATCAAGCGCGACCTGTCGTCAGCGGCGGGCATCTGA